A DNA window from Acropora palmata chromosome 12, jaAcrPala1.3, whole genome shotgun sequence contains the following coding sequences:
- the LOC141859949 gene encoding beta-1,3-galactosyltransferase 1-like isoform X1: MADLKAPQPSSLRRSYEVTNERFKEEKSQFHQSQRKLAEVNSVFTIVPELPHNLNVLLIINTIPLETERRNILRQTWARQSSWTLESQSSFPDSGDIVDIGYFFMMGFHGNPCIDQSVKDESQIHRDILRENLTESYRGLINKVILTFEWVTNLDTKPRFIVKADHDIYVKIPELATWLLITPTPTKLFAGFVIRNARVIRAIQSPWYLSKEDYSEEFFPTYCRGQFYIFSQDLFLHVVNASKVTKPFPVEDAYMALLVNKMGVDPYDSERLLVNDKQPLNDEVLNTPEDKIKIPTGIVLGDSLSSAAIKVIHRVYMRG, from the coding sequence ATGGCTGACTTGAAGGCGCCTCAACCATCTTCTCTGCGAAGAAGTTACGAGGTTACGAATGAAcgattcaaagaagaaaaaagccaaTTCCATCAAAGTCAGCGTAAGCTTGCTGAAGTCAATTCTGTGTTTACTATTGTGCCAGAGCTACCACACAACCTAAATGTATTACTTATCATAAACACGATCCCTTTAGAAACTGAAAGAAGAAACATTTTAAGACAAACGTGGGCGAGACAATCATCTTGGACACTTGAGTCTCAGAGCTCTTTTCCTGATTCAGGTGACATTGTAGATATTGGATATTTTTTCATGATGGGATTCCACGGAAATCCTTGTATTGACCAGAGCGTCAAGGACGAATCCCAAATCCATAGAGATATTCTTCGTGAGAATTTAACAGAGAGTTATCGTGGCTTGATAAATAAGGTAATACTTACATTCGAGTGGGTAACAAATCTGGACACCAAACCACGTTTCATTGTAAAAGCAGACCACGATATCTACGTCAAAATACCAGAGCTCGCGACATGGCTGTTAATTACCCCTACACCCACGAAACTCTTCGCTGGTTTTGTAATAAGAAATGCACGCGTAATACGTGCAATTCAAAGTCCATGGTATCTAAGTAAAGAAGACTACAGTGAGGAGTTCTTCCCTACATATTGCCGAGGACAGTTTTACATTTTCTCGCAGGACCTGTTTCTACATGTGGTGaatgcatcaaaagtcaccaAGCCATTTCCTGTAGAGGATGCCTACATGGCTCTCTTGGTTAACAAGATGGGAGTGGATCCTTATGATTCGGAAAGACTGCTGGTCAACGACAAGCAACCCCTGAACGATGAAGTGCTTAATACTCCAgaggataaaattaaaattcccacGGGGATTGTCTTGGGAGACTCATTAAGTTCCGCGGCCATAAAGGTGATACATCGTGTTTACATGAGAGGCTAA
- the LOC141859949 gene encoding uncharacterized protein LOC141859949 isoform X2: MNDSKKKKANSIKVSDLFLHVVNASKVTKPFPVEDAYMALLVNKMGVDPYDSERLLVNDKQPLNDEVLNTPEDKIKIPTGIVLGDSLSSAAIKVIHRVYMRG, from the exons ATGAAcgattcaaagaagaaaaaagccaaTTCCATCAAAGTCAGC GACCTGTTTCTACATGTGGTGaatgcatcaaaagtcaccaAGCCATTTCCTGTAGAGGATGCCTACATGGCTCTCTTGGTTAACAAGATGGGAGTGGATCCTTATGATTCGGAAAGACTGCTGGTCAACGACAAGCAACCCCTGAACGATGAAGTGCTTAATACTCCAgaggataaaattaaaattcccacGGGGATTGTCTTGGGAGACTCATTAAGTTCCGCGGCCATAAAGGTGATACATCGTGTTTACATGAGAGGCTAA